A genomic stretch from Streptococcus oralis includes:
- the yycF gene encoding response regulator YycF — protein MKKILVVDDEKPISDIIKFNMTKEGYEVVTAFNGREAIELFEAEQPDIIILDLMLPEIDGLEVAKAIRKTSSVPIIMLSAKDSEFDKVIGLELGADDYVTKPFSNRELQARVKALLRRTDLASADSQESDEKKSQPLQIGDLEILPDAYVAKKYGEELELTHREFELLYHLASHIGQVITREHLLETVWGYDYFGDVRTVDVTIRRLREKIEDAPSRPEYILTRRGVGYYMRNND, from the coding sequence ATGAAAAAAATATTAGTTGTAGATGATGAGAAACCAATCTCAGATATTATTAAGTTTAATATGACCAAGGAAGGTTATGAGGTTGTAACGGCCTTTAACGGTAGAGAAGCTATCGAGCTATTTGAGGCAGAGCAACCAGACATTATTATCCTAGACTTGATGCTACCTGAAATTGATGGTTTAGAAGTAGCCAAAGCCATTCGTAAGACGAGTAGTGTGCCTATCATTATGCTCTCAGCCAAGGATAGTGAGTTTGACAAGGTTATTGGTTTGGAGTTAGGTGCAGATGATTATGTCACAAAGCCTTTCTCAAACCGTGAATTGCAGGCGCGTGTCAAGGCATTACTCCGTCGTACAGATCTCGCTTCAGCTGATAGTCAAGAGTCTGATGAAAAGAAATCCCAACCCCTACAGATTGGCGATTTGGAAATTCTGCCGGACGCTTACGTAGCCAAAAAATATGGTGAGGAATTAGAGTTGACTCATCGTGAGTTTGAGCTCTTGTACCACTTGGCTTCCCATATTGGACAAGTCATTACTCGTGAACACTTACTTGAGACTGTTTGGGGCTATGATTATTTTGGTGATGTTCGTACAGTAGACGTGACCATCCGACGTTTGCGTGAAAAGATTGAAGATGCTCCAAGCCGTCCAGAATACATCCTAACACGTCGTGGTGTGGGGTACTATATGAGAAATAATGATTGA
- a CDS encoding CYTH domain-containing protein: MKHLEIELKTLLKKEDYDHLKEQFSHIQPVLQKNYYIDTPDFQLREKKVAMRIRTFSDWAELTLKVPQIVGNMEYNQKLNLPEAESYLEKQILPQGLVLEELAKIGIESQDWFVLGCLATIRYEMETSIGLMALDESHYFDHTDYELELEVTDHEKGKRDFQQFLSENNITYQKAPSKLIRFIKSMKKS, translated from the coding sequence ATGAAACATTTAGAAATTGAACTGAAAACACTACTGAAAAAAGAGGATTACGATCATTTAAAAGAACAGTTTTCCCATATCCAACCCGTCCTTCAGAAAAACTACTACATTGATACACCTGATTTTCAATTGCGTGAAAAAAAGGTTGCCATGCGCATTCGCACCTTTTCAGATTGGGCGGAGTTGACCTTGAAGGTGCCACAAATTGTAGGAAATATGGAATACAATCAGAAACTGAATCTTCCAGAGGCTGAATCTTACCTAGAAAAACAAATACTTCCTCAAGGACTTGTTCTAGAGGAACTTGCTAAGATTGGTATTGAAAGCCAAGACTGGTTTGTTCTGGGTTGTCTTGCAACTATTCGTTACGAAATGGAAACGTCGATTGGTCTAATGGCACTAGATGAAAGCCACTACTTTGATCATACAGACTACGAACTGGAGCTAGAAGTTACTGACCACGAGAAAGGAAAACGAGATTTTCAGCAATTTCTTTCAGAAAATAATATCACTTACCAAAAAGCTCCTTCAAAATTAATTCGTTTTATTAAAAGCATGAAAAAAAGCTGA
- the vicK gene encoding cell wall metabolism sensor histidine kinase VicK has product MIEDIRQTILTSDFIFILILLGFILVVTLLLLENRRDNIRLKQINQKIKDLIAGDYSRVLDMQGSSEITNITNNLNDLSEVIRLTQENLEQETKRLNSILSYMTDGVLATNRRGQITMINDMAKKQLGIVKEEALNKSILELLKIEEEYELRDLITQIPELMIDSQNANGEYLSLRVRFALIRRESGFISGLVAVLHDTTEQEKEERERRLFVSNVSHELRTPLTSVKSYLEALDEGALYDPVAPDFIKVSLDETNRMMRMVTDLLHLSRIDNATTQLDVELINFTAFITFILNRFDKMRSQDEEKKYELVRDYPINSVWIEIDTDKMTQVIDNILNNAIKYSPDGGKITVSMKTTDDQMILSIKDQGLGIPKQDLPKIFDRFYRVDRARSRAQGGTGLGLAIAKEIIKQHNGFIWAKSEYGKGSTFTIVLPYDKDAVKEEIWEDEIED; this is encoded by the coding sequence ATGATTGAAGATATTAGACAAACGATTCTGACCAGTGATTTTATCTTTATTTTGATTTTGCTGGGCTTTATCTTGGTGGTCACCTTGCTATTGCTAGAAAATCGCCGTGATAATATTCGACTAAAGCAGATTAATCAAAAGATTAAAGATTTAATTGCAGGAGATTATTCTCGAGTTTTGGATATGCAGGGAAGCTCTGAAATTACCAACATCACCAATAACCTCAATGATTTGTCTGAGGTCATTCGTTTAACGCAGGAAAATCTGGAGCAAGAAACAAAAAGGCTTAACAGTATTCTTTCTTATATGACAGATGGAGTTCTTGCAACCAATCGCCGTGGTCAGATTACTATGATTAACGATATGGCTAAGAAACAGCTGGGTATCGTAAAAGAAGAAGCATTGAACAAAAGCATCCTCGAATTGCTTAAGATAGAGGAAGAGTATGAACTGCGTGACCTCATTACACAGATTCCCGAATTGATGATTGATTCCCAAAATGCTAATGGAGAATATCTTAGCCTTCGTGTGCGTTTTGCACTCATTCGTCGTGAGTCTGGATTCATCTCTGGTTTGGTTGCCGTTTTGCACGATACGACCGAACAGGAGAAGGAGGAGCGCGAACGGAGACTCTTCGTGTCCAATGTTAGCCATGAGTTGAGGACTCCTTTGACGAGTGTTAAATCTTATCTTGAAGCCTTAGACGAGGGAGCCTTATATGATCCTGTTGCTCCTGATTTTATCAAGGTTTCGCTTGATGAAACCAACCGTATGATGCGGATGGTGACAGATCTCTTGCATCTCTCTCGTATTGATAATGCGACCACTCAATTGGATGTGGAATTGATTAATTTTACAGCCTTCATCACCTTTATCCTCAATCGTTTCGATAAGATGAGGAGCCAGGATGAAGAGAAAAAATATGAGCTGGTTAGAGATTACCCAATCAATTCAGTTTGGATCGAAATCGATACTGATAAGATGACCCAGGTGATTGATAATATTCTCAACAATGCCATCAAGTACTCACCAGATGGTGGAAAAATCACTGTCAGCATGAAAACTACTGATGACCAGATGATTTTATCCATAAAAGACCAAGGTCTAGGTATTCCAAAGCAAGATTTGCCGAAGATTTTCGACCGTTTTTACCGTGTGGATCGCGCAAGAAGTCGTGCTCAAGGTGGAACTGGTCTAGGTCTAGCTATCGCCAAGGAAATCATCAAACAACACAATGGCTTTATTTGGGCCAAAAGTGAATACGGTAAGGGCTCAACCTTTACCATAGTGCTCCCTTATGATAAGGATGCCGTAAAAGAAGAAATATGGGAGGACGAAATAGAAGACTAG
- a CDS encoding RluA family pseudouridine synthase, with protein sequence MRFEFITDEHVKVKTFLKKHEVSKGLLAKIKFRGGDILVNDQPQNATYLLDVGDRVTIDIPAEEGFETLEAIDRPLDILYEDDHFLVLNKPYGVASIPSVNHSNTIANFIKGYYVKREYENQQVHIVTRLDRDTSGLMLFAKHGYAHARLDKQLQRKSIEKRYFALVKGDGFLEPEGEIIAPIARDVDSIITRRVAKGGKYAHTSYKVVASYGNIHLVDIRLHTGRTHQIRVHFSHIGFPLLGDDLYGGSLEDGIQRQALHCHSLSFYHPFLGRQLELESPLPDDFNNLIIQLSTNTL encoded by the coding sequence ATGAGGTTCGAATTTATCACAGATGAACATGTCAAAGTCAAAACTTTTCTGAAGAAACACGAGGTTTCTAAAGGACTGTTGGCTAAGATAAAGTTTCGAGGTGGGGATATTCTGGTCAATGATCAACCTCAAAATGCAACTTATCTCTTAGATGTTGGAGACAGGGTTACCATTGATATTCCAGCAGAGGAAGGCTTTGAAACTCTTGAAGCCATTGATCGTCCTCTAGATATCTTGTATGAAGATGACCATTTTCTGGTTTTAAATAAGCCTTATGGAGTTGCTTCCATCCCCAGTGTCAATCACTCTAATACCATTGCAAATTTCATCAAGGGCTACTATGTCAAGCGGGAATATGAAAACCAGCAGGTTCATATCGTGACTAGGCTTGATAGAGATACTTCTGGATTGATGCTCTTTGCCAAGCACGGCTATGCTCATGCACGTTTAGACAAGCAACTGCAACGAAAGTCTATCGAAAAACGTTATTTCGCTTTGGTTAAGGGCGATGGGTTTTTGGAGCCAGAAGGGGAAATTATTGCCCCGATTGCGCGTGATGTGGACTCCATTATCACGAGACGGGTCGCCAAAGGTGGGAAATACGCTCATACGTCTTACAAAGTTGTAGCGTCTTATGGAAATATTCACCTAGTCGATATTCGCCTGCATACTGGTCGAACTCATCAGATCCGAGTGCATTTTTCTCATATCGGCTTTCCTTTGTTGGGAGATGATCTCTATGGTGGCAGCCTAGAAGATGGTATTCAACGCCAGGCTCTGCATTGCCATTCCTTATCCTTTTATCATCCCTTCTTAGGGCGTCAGCTGGAGCTGGAAAGCCCTTTGCCAGATGATTTTAACAATCTTATTATTCAGTTATCAACTAATACTCTTTAA
- a CDS encoding MBL fold metallo-hydrolase, with translation MSEIGFKYSILASGSSGNSFYLETPKKKILVDAGLSGKKITSLLSEINRKPEDLDAILITHEHSDHIHGVGVLARKYGMDLYANEKTWQAMENSKYLGKVDSSQKHIFEMGKTKTFGDIDIESFGVSHDAVAPQFYRFMKDDKSFVMLTDTGYVSDRMAGIVENADGYLIESNHDVEILRAGSYAWRLKQRILSDIGHLSNEDGAEAMIRAMGNRTKKIYLGHLSKENNIKELAHMTMVNQLAQADLGVGVDFKVYDTSPDTATPLTDI, from the coding sequence ATGAGTGAAATAGGCTTTAAATACAGTATTTTAGCATCAGGTTCCAGTGGAAATTCCTTTTATCTGGAAACCCCAAAAAAGAAAATCTTAGTGGATGCAGGCTTGTCTGGTAAGAAAATTACCAGTCTCTTGAGTGAAATCAACCGCAAACCTGAGGATCTGGATGCGATTTTGATTACGCATGAGCATTCCGACCATATTCATGGAGTCGGTGTATTGGCTCGTAAGTATGGTATGGACCTTTACGCTAATGAGAAAACTTGGCAGGCTATGGAAAATAGCAAGTACCTCGGCAAGGTGGATTCATCGCAGAAGCACATTTTTGAAATGGGTAAAACCAAAACCTTTGGTGACATCGACATCGAGAGTTTTGGTGTTAGCCATGATGCAGTCGCACCTCAGTTTTATCGCTTTATGAAAGATGACAAGAGTTTTGTCATGTTGACCGATACAGGTTATGTTAGTGACCGTATGGCAGGGATTGTCGAGAATGCTGACGGTTATCTCATCGAGTCCAACCACGATGTGGAAATCTTGAGAGCAGGTTCTTATGCTTGGCGACTCAAACAGCGAATTCTATCGGATATCGGTCACCTTTCTAACGAAGACGGTGCTGAGGCCATGATTCGTGCAATGGGAAATCGAACCAAGAAAATCTATCTTGGTCACTTGTCCAAAGAGAACAATATTAAGGAGCTGGCTCATATGACTATGGTCAACCAGCTAGCACAAGCTGATCTGGGAGTCGGAGTTGACTTTAAGGTTTACGACACTTCTCCAGATACCGCAACACCATTGACAGATATATAG
- the pta gene encoding phosphate acetyltransferase, which produces MEVFESLKASLVGKNARIVLPEGEEPRILQATKRLVKETEVVPVLLGNPAKIKIYLEIEGIMDGYEVIDPHHYPQFEDMVVALVERRKGKMSEEEARQVLLEDVNYFGVMLVYMGLVDGMVSGAIHSTASTVRPALQIIKTRPNVTRTSGAFLMVRGTERYLFGDCALNINPDAEALAEIAINSAITAKMFGIQPKIAMLSYSTKGSGFGDSVDKVVEATKLAHDLRPDLEIDGELQFDAAFVPETAALKAPGSNVAGQANVFIFPGIEAGNIGYKIAERLGGFAAIGPVLQGLNKPVNDLSRGCNPDDVYKLTLITAAQAINQ; this is translated from the coding sequence ATGGAAGTTTTTGAAAGTCTGAAAGCCAGTTTAGTTGGCAAAAATGCTCGTATTGTTCTACCTGAAGGGGAAGAACCACGTATCCTTCAAGCAACAAAACGCTTAGTAAAAGAAACGGAAGTTGTTCCTGTTTTGCTTGGAAACCCTGCAAAAATTAAAATTTATCTTGAAATCGAAGGGATCATGGATGGTTATGAAGTGATTGATCCACATCATTATCCTCAATTTGAAGACATGGTGGTTGCACTCGTAGAACGTCGTAAAGGAAAAATGTCGGAAGAAGAAGCACGTCAGGTTTTACTAGAAGATGTCAACTACTTTGGTGTTATGCTTGTCTATATGGGCTTGGTAGATGGAATGGTATCAGGTGCTATTCACTCAACAGCTTCAACAGTTCGTCCTGCTCTTCAAATTATCAAAACGCGTCCAAATGTAACTCGTACTTCAGGAGCTTTTCTTATGGTGCGTGGTACAGAACGTTACTTGTTTGGTGACTGTGCCCTTAATATTAATCCTGATGCAGAAGCTTTGGCTGAAATTGCTATTAACTCTGCAATTACTGCCAAAATGTTTGGGATTCAACCCAAAATCGCTATGCTAAGCTATTCTACAAAAGGTTCTGGTTTTGGTGATAGTGTTGATAAGGTGGTTGAAGCAACTAAATTAGCACACGATCTACGTCCAGACCTTGAGATTGATGGGGAATTGCAATTTGACGCAGCTTTCGTCCCAGAAACAGCAGCACTAAAAGCTCCAGGTAGCAATGTAGCAGGTCAAGCAAATGTCTTCATCTTCCCAGGTATCGAAGCAGGAAATATCGGCTACAAAATAGCTGAACGTCTAGGTGGTTTTGCAGCTATCGGTCCCGTTCTACAAGGATTGAATAAACCAGTCAACGACCTATCACGTGGATGTAACCCAGATGATGTTTACAAATTGACTCTCATCACAGCAGCTCAGGCGATCAATCAATAA
- the mutY gene encoding A/G-specific adenine glycosylase, which yields MLDLKEYGVDMWTEEKISSFREKLLNWYDENKRDLPWRRSKNPYHIWVSEIMLQQTRVDTVIPYYERFLDWFPTVESLANAPEERLLKAWEGLGYYSRVRNMQVAAQQIMADFGGQFPNTYEGISSLKGIGPYTAGAISSIAFNLPEPAVDGNVMRVLSRLFEVNHDIGVPSNRKIFQAMMEILIDPERPGDFNQALMDLGSDIEAPVNPRPEESPVKEFSAAYQNGTMDIYPIKEPKKKPLPIYLKALVVRNGRGQYLLEKNESEKLLGGFWHFPLIEVEEFSQEEEQLNLFAQVAEKSVAFGPTPQESFEQDYDLEVDWSHQVFDQVKHVFSHRKWHIQILAGQVTESKQFSDREIRWVSSQEFSDYPFAKPQQKIWQAYKTVLEDEGWN from the coding sequence ATGTTAGATTTGAAAGAATACGGTGTTGACATGTGGACGGAGGAGAAGATTTCCTCTTTCCGCGAGAAACTCCTCAACTGGTATGATGAAAACAAGCGAGATTTGCCTTGGCGGAGAAGTAAAAATCCTTATCACATCTGGGTATCTGAAATCATGCTCCAGCAGACCAGAGTGGATACAGTTATTCCCTACTACGAACGATTCTTGGACTGGTTTCCAACTGTGGAAAGTTTGGCTAATGCGCCTGAAGAGCGTCTGCTAAAAGCATGGGAGGGGCTGGGCTATTATTCCCGAGTGCGTAATATGCAGGTTGCGGCTCAGCAGATTATGGCTGACTTTGGTGGTCAATTTCCAAACACCTATGAAGGAATTTCCAGTCTGAAAGGGATTGGTCCTTATACTGCGGGAGCAATTTCCAGTATCGCTTTTAATTTACCCGAGCCAGCAGTTGATGGCAATGTCATGCGAGTTTTGTCTCGCTTGTTTGAGGTTAATCATGATATCGGAGTTCCCAGCAATCGAAAGATCTTCCAAGCTATGATGGAAATCTTGATTGATCCAGAACGGCCAGGTGACTTTAATCAAGCCTTGATGGACTTGGGTTCTGACATAGAGGCACCAGTTAATCCTAGACCAGAAGAAAGCCCTGTTAAGGAATTTAGCGCAGCCTATCAGAATGGCACAATGGATATTTATCCGATTAAAGAACCCAAGAAAAAGCCTCTCCCAATCTATCTCAAGGCTTTGGTTGTGCGCAATGGCCGCGGTCAATATCTACTTGAGAAAAACGAAAGTGAGAAACTGCTAGGTGGTTTTTGGCATTTCCCCTTGATAGAAGTAGAGGAGTTTTCACAGGAAGAGGAACAGCTGAATCTATTTGCTCAGGTCGCTGAAAAAAGCGTTGCTTTCGGTCCAACACCCCAAGAAAGTTTTGAGCAAGATTATGATTTAGAAGTTGATTGGTCCCATCAAGTATTTGATCAAGTCAAGCATGTCTTTAGTCATCGGAAATGGCATATTCAAATCCTAGCGGGTCAGGTGACAGAATCAAAACAGTTTTCTGACAGAGAAATTCGCTGGGTTTCTTCTCAGGAATTTTCTGATTATCCATTTGCTAAACCTCAACAAAAGATTTGGCAGGCTTATAAAACAGTTCTTGAAGATGAGGGCTGGAATTAG
- a CDS encoding GTP pyrophosphokinase → MTIEWEEFLDPYIQAVGELKIKLRGIRKQYRKQNKHSPIEFVTGRVKPIESIKEKMNRRGIGYDTLEHDLQDIAGLRVMVQFVDDVQEVVAILRKRHDMRVVQERDYITHRKASGYRSYHVVVEYTVDTINGAKTILAEIQIRTLAMNFWATIEHSLNYKYQGDFPEEIKKRLEITARISHQLDEEMGKIRDDIQEAQALFDPLSRKLNDGVGNSDDTDEEYR, encoded by the coding sequence ATGACCATAGAATGGGAAGAATTTTTAGATCCTTACATTCAAGCTGTTGGTGAATTGAAGATTAAACTTCGTGGGATTCGCAAACAGTATCGTAAACAAAACAAGCATTCTCCGATAGAGTTTGTTACTGGACGGGTGAAGCCGATTGAAAGTATTAAGGAAAAAATGAATCGCAGAGGTATTGGCTACGATACTTTGGAGCATGACTTACAGGATATCGCGGGTTTGCGGGTCATGGTGCAGTTCGTCGATGATGTTCAGGAAGTTGTTGCGATTTTACGCAAACGCCATGATATGAGAGTAGTACAGGAACGTGACTACATCACGCATCGGAAGGCTTCGGGCTATCGTTCTTATCACGTGGTTGTCGAATACACGGTTGATACAATTAACGGGGCTAAGACGATTCTGGCGGAAATTCAAATCCGGACTTTAGCCATGAATTTTTGGGCTACGATTGAGCATTCGCTCAATTATAAGTATCAGGGGGATTTCCCAGAGGAGATCAAGAAACGTTTGGAGATTACAGCTAGAATTTCTCATCAATTGGATGAAGAAATGGGGAAAATCCGTGATGATATTCAGGAAGCACAGGCTCTCTTTGATCCTTTAAGTAGAAAACTAAACGACGGTGTAGGAAATAGTGACGATACAGATGAAGAATACAGGTAA
- a CDS encoding ribose-phosphate diphosphokinase yields MSDRNNMKLFTLNSNPEIAQKIADTVGVPLGKLSSRQFSDGEIQVNIEESVRGYDVYIIQSTSYPVSNHLMELLIMVDACVRASAHSINVVLPYFGYARQDRIASSREPLTAKLVANMLVKAGVSRVLTLDLHAVQVQGFFDIPVDNLYTIPLFAKHYCDKGLLGPDVVVVSPKNSGVKRARSLAEYLDAPIAIIDYAQDDSERSQGYIIGDVEGKKAILIDDILNTGRTFSEAAKIVEREGATEIYAVSSHGLFVEGAADLLDATNIKEILVTDSVATKERTPKNVCYITASELIGDAIVRIHERKPVSPLFAYNKKK; encoded by the coding sequence ATGTCAGATAGAAACAACATGAAACTTTTCACCCTAAACTCTAACCCAGAAATCGCTCAAAAGATTGCGGATACAGTTGGTGTACCTCTCGGAAAATTATCTTCTCGCCAATTTTCTGATGGTGAAATCCAGGTCAATATTGAAGAAAGTGTCCGTGGTTACGATGTTTACATCATCCAGTCAACCAGCTACCCCGTTAGCAACCACCTAATGGAGTTGTTGATCATGGTTGACGCTTGTGTACGTGCAAGTGCTCATAGTATCAACGTTGTCCTTCCTTACTTTGGTTATGCTCGTCAGGATCGTATCGCTTCTTCTCGCGAACCCCTCACTGCAAAACTAGTTGCCAATATGCTTGTCAAGGCTGGTGTAAGTCGTGTTCTAACGCTTGACCTCCACGCTGTTCAGGTTCAAGGTTTCTTTGACATTCCTGTGGACAATCTTTATACAATTCCTCTTTTTGCTAAACACTATTGTGACAAGGGCTTACTTGGACCAGATGTGGTTGTTGTTAGTCCTAAAAACTCTGGTGTCAAGCGCGCTCGTAGCTTAGCCGAATACCTAGATGCACCAATCGCAATCATCGACTATGCTCAAGATGACTCAGAGCGGAGCCAAGGTTATATCATTGGAGATGTTGAGGGCAAGAAGGCTATCTTAATTGATGATATCCTAAACACTGGCCGTACTTTCTCAGAAGCGGCAAAAATCGTTGAGCGTGAAGGTGCAACTGAAATCTATGCGGTATCCAGTCATGGTCTCTTTGTAGAAGGCGCTGCTGATCTTCTTGATGCTACTAACATCAAAGAAATCCTTGTGACAGACTCAGTAGCCACAAAAGAAAGAACTCCGAAAAATGTGTGCTACATTACCGCTAGCGAATTGATCGGTGATGCGATCGTCCGCATCCACGAAAGAAAACCAGTCAGCCCACTCTTTGCATACAACAAAAAGAAATAA
- a CDS encoding thiol reductase thioredoxin, whose product MEQFLENIKDLEVTTVARAQDALDKNETATFFIGRKTCPYCRKFAGTLAGVVAETKSHIYFINSEEPSQLEALQDFRSRYGIPTVPGFVHVADGQIKVRCDSAMSAQEIKDFAGL is encoded by the coding sequence ATGGAACAATTTTTAGAAAACATCAAAGACCTTGAAGTCACTACAGTTGCGCGTGCGCAAGATGCTCTTGATAAAAACGAAACTGCGACCTTCTTTATCGGTCGCAAAACTTGCCCTTACTGCCGTAAATTTGCCGGTACTTTGGCTGGCGTTGTAGCTGAAACCAAATCCCACATCTACTTCATCAACAGTGAAGAACCAAGTCAGTTGGAAGCCTTACAAGATTTCCGTTCACGCTATGGAATCCCGACTGTTCCAGGATTTGTTCATGTTGCAGATGGCCAAATCAAAGTCCGTTGCGACTCTGCAATGTCAGCACAAGAAATCAAAGATTTCGCAGGATTGTAA
- a CDS encoding NAD kinase — protein MKNTGKRIDLIANRKPQSQKVLYELKDQLKKHHFILNDTNPDIVISIGGDGMLLSAFHKYENQLDKVRFIGVHTGHLGFYTDYRDFELDQLVTNLQLDTGAKVSYPVLNVKVTLENGEVKTFRALNEASIRRSDRTMVADIIINHVPFERFRGDGVTVSTPTGSTAYNKSLGGTVLHPTIEALQLTEIASLNNRVYRTLGSSIIVPKKDKIELLPTRNDYHTLSVDNSIYSFRNIERIEYQIDHHKIHFVATPSHTSFWNRVKDAFIGEVDE, from the coding sequence ATGAAGAATACAGGTAAACGAATTGATCTGATTGCAAATAGAAAACCCCAGAGTCAAAAGGTTTTGTATGAGCTGAAAGACCAGTTGAAAAAACATCATTTTATACTCAACGACACCAATCCTGACATCGTCATATCAATTGGTGGGGATGGGATGCTTTTGTCTGCTTTTCACAAGTATGAGAATCAGTTAGATAAAGTTCGATTTATTGGCGTACATACAGGACACTTGGGATTTTACACAGATTATCGCGATTTTGAGTTGGATCAGTTGGTTACCAATCTCCAACTGGATACTGGTGCCAAGGTTTCCTATCCTGTTTTGAATGTCAAGGTGACACTTGAAAACGGAGAAGTTAAGACCTTCCGTGCATTAAACGAAGCCAGCATCCGCAGGTCTGATCGCACCATGGTTGCGGATATCATTATTAACCACGTTCCGTTTGAGCGATTTCGTGGAGATGGTGTGACTGTTTCAACCCCGACTGGAAGCACTGCTTATAACAAGTCCTTGGGAGGAACTGTCTTGCATCCTACTATTGAAGCCTTGCAACTGACTGAAATTGCGAGTCTAAACAACCGAGTTTATCGAACACTTGGTTCTTCGATAATCGTTCCGAAGAAAGATAAAATCGAGCTTTTACCGACTCGTAATGACTATCACACGTTATCGGTTGACAATAGCATCTATTCTTTCCGAAATATAGAACGGATTGAGTACCAAATCGACCATCACAAGATACACTTCGTAGCGACGCCAAGTCACACTAGTTTCTGGAATCGCGTCAAAGATGCCTTCATCGGCGAGGTGGACGAATGA